The proteins below come from a single Fodinicola acaciae genomic window:
- a CDS encoding MerR family transcriptional regulator: MDRYSPAQAVERTGFSIDTLRYYERIGLLSDIGRTSGGQRVFSDADIRWLGILRCLRDTGMPISRMQTYADLARGGDETLPERIALLEEHDEAVEKQITELQAQRAHIREKIAYYRDLLH; encoded by the coding sequence ATGGATCGCTATTCGCCCGCGCAGGCCGTGGAACGCACCGGCTTCAGCATCGACACGCTGCGTTATTACGAACGGATCGGGCTGCTGTCCGACATCGGCCGTACGTCCGGCGGCCAGCGGGTTTTCAGCGACGCCGACATCCGCTGGCTCGGCATCCTGCGGTGCCTGCGCGACACCGGCATGCCGATCAGCCGCATGCAGACGTACGCGGATTTGGCGCGCGGCGGCGACGAAACGCTGCCGGAGCGGATCGCGCTGCTCGAGGAACACGATGAGGCGGTGGAAAAACAGATCACCGAGCTCCAGGCGCAGCGCGCCCACATCCGCGAGAAAATCGCCTATTACCGCGATCTGCTTCACTGA
- a CDS encoding aldo/keto reductase → MTIFVLGAMFFGTKLDERTSFELLDRFVDAGGTTIDTANCYAFWVHPDGHGRTSEELLGRWLKARPGMRDRIQLSTKVGAEPTTDSWPAGREGLSAPVIKAGIDGSLRRLGVDRVETYWTHMEDRSVPLEETVGALNELVTAGLVGRLGASNHPAWRVEAARRIALANGWKPYEAVQLWHTYLQPRPGAKVPGKDHEFGRTTPEVLDHVRTEGLELWAYSPLMEGAYARPERLAEAYDHPGTTARLAALDAVAADLDATRHQVVLAWLAADPVIRPIVGVSSVAQLDEAIGACDLTLTPDHLTRLSTPT, encoded by the coding sequence ATGACGATTTTCGTGTTGGGTGCGATGTTCTTCGGTACGAAGCTGGACGAGCGCACGTCCTTCGAGCTGCTCGACCGGTTTGTGGACGCTGGCGGGACGACGATCGACACGGCCAACTGCTATGCGTTCTGGGTGCATCCGGACGGTCACGGTCGTACGAGCGAGGAGCTGCTCGGGCGCTGGCTCAAGGCCCGGCCGGGGATGCGCGACCGGATCCAGCTGAGCACCAAGGTCGGAGCGGAGCCGACGACCGACAGCTGGCCCGCCGGCCGCGAGGGCCTCAGCGCGCCGGTGATCAAGGCCGGCATCGACGGCAGCCTGCGGCGGCTCGGCGTCGACCGCGTCGAGACCTACTGGACGCACATGGAGGACCGGTCGGTGCCGCTGGAGGAGACGGTCGGCGCGCTGAACGAGCTGGTCACGGCCGGTCTGGTCGGCCGGCTCGGCGCGTCCAACCATCCGGCCTGGCGGGTCGAGGCGGCCCGCCGGATCGCCCTGGCCAACGGCTGGAAGCCGTACGAGGCGGTGCAGCTCTGGCACACGTATCTGCAGCCCAGGCCGGGTGCGAAGGTGCCGGGCAAGGATCACGAGTTCGGTCGGACGACGCCGGAGGTGCTCGATCACGTCCGCACCGAGGGGCTGGAGCTGTGGGCCTACAGTCCGCTGATGGAAGGCGCGTACGCGCGGCCCGAGCGGCTGGCCGAGGCGTACGACCACCCTGGTACGACCGCCCGGCTGGCCGCTCTCGACGCGGTCGCCGCCGACCTCGACGCGACCCGCCACCAGGTCGTCCTCGCGTGGCTGGCCGCCGACCCGGTCATCCGCCCGATCGTCGGCGTCAGCTCGGTCGCGCAGCTCGACGAGGCCATCGGCGCGTGCGACCTCACCCTCACCCCGGACCACCTGACCCGGCTGTCCACTCCCACCTGA